A single genomic interval of Zingiber officinale cultivar Zhangliang chromosome 4A, Zo_v1.1, whole genome shotgun sequence harbors:
- the LOC121969383 gene encoding putative metallocarboxypeptidase ECM14, giving the protein MGVVLPLRFLFVVVFVAVLTGFHGVGCSSQPPMTPIPFDLYHSSAALLKEIKATVVRHPDTLTMETIKAGNKGYAAEVLVVTYNRQTEDLDDQSKLRVLLSFGQHGRELITSEVALQLLSVLAKERNMQRADLMSLHKLLDNLVIKMVPMENLNGRKLVEAADLCERRNGRGVDLNRNWGVDWGKKEKDYDPYEENPGTAPFSEPEAQIMRQLAKSFEPHIWANVHSGMEALFTPYDHKNKTPDGSMSNLMDFILREVNHLHFEDKCLVGSGGGLVGYLAHGTTTDYMYDVVKVPLAFTFEIYGDSEASSKDCFKMFNPVDKLVFNKTVDNWTVAFLTLFKLGFLQLRDNHFAPSADLRKWVPFGGRVTYGSHVGEIKDKMDGLELGMQDMRTYFRLFLLSSVLLLFMFCSRITKSKYRQIN; this is encoded by the exons ATGGGAGTTGTCCTCCCACTCCGATTCTTGTTCGTCGTCGTTTTCGTGGCGGTCCTTACCGGTTTTCATGGCGTCGGTTGCTCCTCGCAGCCTCCTATGACACCAATCCCTTTTGATCTCTACCATTCGAG TGCTGCTTTATTGAAAGAAATTAAGGCGACGGTAGTTCGACATCCAGATACTTTGACT ATGGAAACTATAAAAGCGGGCAATAAGGGCTATGCTGCAGAGGTTTTGGTTGTCACGTACAATCGACAGACGGAGGATTTAGATGACCAATCAAAGCTTAGGGTACTTCTG AGCTTTGGACAGCATGGGAGAGAACTTATTACCTCTGAGGTAGCTTTGCAACTACTTTCTGTTTTAGCCAAAGAACGTAATATGCAAAGAGCGGATCTTATGTCCCTCCACAAACTGCTGGATAACCTTGTCATAAAG atGGTGCCTATGGAAAATTTGAATGGCCGCAAACTTGTTGAAGCAGCAGACCTCTGTGAGAGGAGAAATG GAAGAGGAGTTGATTTGAACAGAAATTGGGGCGTGGACTGGGGCAAGAAGGAGAAG GATTATGATCCATATGAAGAAAATCCTGGAACAGCTCCATTCAGTGAGCCTGAGGCTCAAATAATGCGGCAGCTTGCAAAGTCCTTTGAACCTCATATTTGGGCTAATGTTCACTCAGGAATGGAG GCCCTATTCACGCCATATGATCATAAGAACAAAACGCCAGATGGGTCCATGTCAAATTTGATGGACTTTATATTGAGGGAAGTGAACCATCTTCATTTTGAAGACAAATGCTTAGTTGGGTCTGGTGGAGGTTTGGTTGG GTACCTTGCTCATGGAACCACAACTGATTATATGTATGATGTCGTCAAAGTGCCATTGGCTTTCACTTTTGAG ATTTATGGTGATTCAGAAGCATCCTCGAAAGACTGTTTCAAAATGTTCAATCCAGTAGATAAACTTGTATTCAAT AAAACTGTCGACAATTGGACTGTGGCATTCCTAACACTTTTCAAGCTAGGATTTTTGCAGCTCCGCGACAACCATTTTGCTCCATCTGCCGACTTAAGAAAATGGGTTCCGTTTGGAGGTAGAGTTACCTATGGAAGCCACGTAGGAGAGATTAAGGACAAGATGGATGGACTCGAACTTGGCATGCAAGACATGCGCACATATTTCCGGCTCTTCTTGTTATCATCTGTGCTTTTATTGTTCATGTTCTGCTCAAGAATTACAAAGAGCAAATATAGACAAATAAATTGA
- the LOC121969134 gene encoding uncharacterized protein LOC121969134 → MYIDDPSIVAPSNSHTKRRLRKHMKKGGGGFRHHLVAAFTGFVYRRSVLALLPPCVLFLTFLTLSSSSSDTTTLAGILRPFSSDGLPAAGIDNRSRIAICLVGGSRRFELTGPSLVRHLLGEYRQADVFLHSPLDGDAYKLSLLKAVAPRISAARIFSPRPLPVTEAHKRVLTATGSPNGIQGLLQYFNLVEGCLRMIKEHESRRNFTYDWIVRTRLDGYWSAPLGSEAFRRGAYVVPAGSRYGGLNDRLGVGDRATSEVALSRVSLLARLDRAGLRLLNSESAFRAQLAWSRVAWREVRAPFCVVSDRRYRFPPGANGVPVAAMGTPGPLNGAKCRPCEPACAGSCAVKAAKVLDPRWSGTEWRNDSLRLCDASRGWAEGWERVFDRVAGPEAAAERRRVARLDVVNCTKAFKAMREKAARWDSPPAEEICRLGLVRRPANSTTKFV, encoded by the exons atgtaTATTGATGATCCTTCCATCGTCGCTCCTTCAAACTCCCACACGAAACGCCGCCTCCGGAAACACATGAAGAAAGGCGGCGGCGGCTTCCGCCACCACCTCGTCGCCGCGTTCACCGGCTTCGTCTACCGGCGCTCTGTCCTCGCCCTTCTGCCCCCTTGCGTCCTCTTCCTCACCTTCCTCActctctcctcctcttcctctgatACGACGACACTCGCCGGAATCCTCCGTCCCTTTTCTTCCGATGGCCTCCCCGCCGCCGGGATCGACAACCGGAGCCGCATCGCGATCTGCCTCGTGGGCGGCTCCCGGCGGTTCGAGCTCACGGGGCCGTCGTTGGTGCGGCACCTGCTGGGTGAGTACCGGCAGGCGGATGTCTTCCTCCACAGCCCGCTCGATGGGGACGCGTACAAGCTGTCGCTGCTCAAGGCCGTCGCCCCGAGGATCTCCGCCGCCCGGATCTTCTCCCCGCGGCCGCTGCCGGTGACCGAGGCGCACAAGCGGGTGCTCACCGCCACCGGCTCGCCCAATGGAATTCAG GGTCTCTTGCAGTACTTCAACCTAGTGGAGGGCTGCCTGCGGATGATCAAGGAGCACGAATCTCGGCGCAACTTCACCTACGACTGGATCGTCCGCACGCGCCTGGACGGTTACTGGTCGGCCCCGCTTGGTTCGGAGGCCTTCCGCCGCGGGGCCTACGTGGTCCCCGCTGGGTCTCGCTACGGCGGCCTCAACGACCGCCTCGGCGTCGGCGACCGCGCCACCTCCGAGGTCGCCCTCTCCCGCGTCTCCCTCCTGGCGCGCCTCGACCGCGCCGGACTACGGCTGCTCAACTCCGAGTCCGCCTTCCGCGCGCAGCTGGCGTGGTCGCGGGTGGCCTGGCGCGAGGTCCGCGCGCCATTCTGCGTGGTGAGCGACCGCCGGTACAGATTCCCGCCGGGGGCGAACGGGGTGCCAGTGGCGGCGATGGGGACCCCCGGCCCGCTGAATGGGGCCAAGTGCCGGCCGTGCGAGCCGGCATGCGCCGGGAGCTGCGCCGTGAAGGCGGCGAAGGTGCTCGACCCGAGGTGGAGCGGGACGGAGTGGCGCAACGACAGCCTGCGGCTGTGCGACGCCAGCCGCGGGTGGGCGGAGGGGTGGGAGCGCGTCTTCGACCGGGTGGCGGGGCCGGAAGCTGCGGCGGAGAGGAGGAGGGTGGCGAGATTGGACGTAGTGAACTGCACCAAGGCTTTTAAGGCGATGAGGGAGAAGGCGGCGAGGTGGGACTCGCCGCCGGCCGAGGAGATATGCCGACTGGGGCTTGTGCGACGGCCAGCAAACTCGACCACAAAGTTTGTATAG
- the LOC121969381 gene encoding 1,4-alpha-glucan-branching enzyme, chloroplastic/amyloplastic-like has product MLALCSSSSAPPLFFHRASSSRTPKVSINHRCAKCQSTLLVNASASFPGRLPLFYAQRWSMNNKAEQQFAISSVVKETQVMTTNEEDAQLGVFEIDPLLEKFKDHFSYRTKKYIETKSMIEKYEGSLEEFAQGYLKFGFNREQDSIVYREWAPAAQEAQVIGDFNGWNGSNHKMERNEFGVWTIRIPDSGGSPSIPHNSRIKFRFKHGNGVWVDRIPAWIKFATVAPTQFGAPYDGVYWDPQSSERYIFKHPRPPKSVAPRIYETHIGMCGQEPRVSTYREFADNVLPRISENNYNTIQLMAIMEHSYYGSFGYHVTNFFAVSSRSGTPEDLKYLIDKAHGLGIRVLMDVVHSHASNNVTDGLNGFDVGQGTQDSYFHTGEKGSHKLWDSRLFNYGNWEVLRFLLSNLRWWLDEFMFDGFRFDGVTSMLYHHHGINMVFTGNYSEYFSEATDVDAVVYMMLANHLVHKLLPDATVVAEDVSGMPALCRPVYEGGVGFDYRLAMSIPDKWIDFLKNQRDIEWSMKDIVWSLTNRRYTEKCIAYAESHDQAIVGDKTISFLLMDKEMYSGMSDLKPASPLIDRGTSLHKMIHLITMALGGEGYLNFMGNEFGHPEWIDFPREGNDWSYDKCRRQWNLVDTDHLRYKHMNAFDRAMNLLDDRFHFLASAKQVVSSTSEEDKVIVFERGDLIFVFNFHPENTYNGYKVGCDLPGKYKVALDSDASEFGGQGRVGQDVDHFTTPEGIPGVPETNFNNRPNSFQVLSPARTCVVYYKVDETAEQPGEETVGSESTLSSISVQSEVDETTADTTLVLGEETEETTETGAMLALDDSNIDKNADFLSNEN; this is encoded by the exons ATGCTGGCATTGTGCTCTTCCTCCTCCGCTCCTCCCCTCTTCTTCCATCGAGCTTCTTCCTCTCGAACTCCcaag GTCTCAATTAATCATAGATGTGCAAAATGCCAATCAACATTACTGGTGAATGCATCTGCAAGTTTTCCTGGCAGATTACCTCTCTTTTATGCACAAAGATGGTCCATGAACAACAAG GCTGAACAACAATTTGCGATATCATCTGTTGTGAAAGAAACCCAAGTTATGACAACCAACGAAGAAGATGCCCAACTTGGAGTTTTTGAAATCGATCCATTACTGGAAAAATTCAAAGACCATTTTAGTTATAGGACAAAGAAATACATAGAAACTAAATCAATGATTGAAAAATACGAAGGAAGTCTCGAAGAATTTGCTCAAG GTTACCTAAAGTTCGGATTCAATAGAGAACAAGACAGTATTGTCTACCGTGAATGGGCTCCAGCTGCACA AGAAGCACAAGTCATTGGAGATTTTAATGGTTGGAATGGGTCCAACCACAAAATGGAAAGAAACGAATTTGGGGTTTGGACAATTAGAATTCCAGACTCCGGAGGCAGCCCATCCATTCCACACAATTCCAGAATCAAATTTCGGTTCAAACATGGCAATGGGGTTTGGGTTGACAGGATTCCGGCATGGATCAAATTTGCGACTGTTGCCCCGACTCAGTTTGGTGCTCCTTACGATGGGGTTTACTGGGATCCACAATCTTCAGAGAG GTATATCTTCAAGCATCCTCGACCTCCTAAATCTGTAGCTCCAAGGATCTATGAAACTCATATTGGGATGTGTGGCCAAGAACCACGTGTAAGCACATACAGGGAATTTGCAGACAATGTCTTACCTCGTATAAGTGAAAATAACTACAACACGATTCAGTTAATGGCTATCATGGAACACTCATACTATGGATCTTTCGGTTATCATGTTACCAACTTTTTTGCTGTAAGTAGTAGATCTGGGACACCCGAGGATCTTAAGTATCTTATAGACAAGGCCCATGGTTTAGGAATCCGAGTTTTAATGGATGTTGTTCACAGCCATGCTAGCAACAATGTCACAGATGGTCTTAATGGGTTTGATGTTGGACAAGGCACTCAAGACTCGTACTTCCATACTGGAGAAAAGGGTTCTCATAAACTATGGGATAGCCGATTATTCAACTATGGTAACTGGGAAGTTCTACGCTTTCTTTTATCAAACTTAAGATGGTGGCTGGATGAGTTCATGTTTGATGGTTTTCGATTTGATGGCGTAACTTCAATGCTCTACCATCATCATGGAATTAACATGGTATTCACTGGAAATTACAGTGAGTATTTCAGCGAGGCTACTGATGTGGATGCAGTGGTTTACATGATGCTTGCAAACCACTTGGTGCATAAGCTTTTGCCAGATGCCACTGTTGTTGCTGAAGATGTTTCTGGCATGCCAGCTCTCTGTCGACCAGTTTATGAAGGTGGAGTAGGTTTTGACTATAGGTTGGCCATGTCAATCCCTGATAAGTGGATTGACTTCTTGAAGAATCAAAGGGATATTGAATGGTCAATGAAAGACATTGTTTGGAGCCTTACAAACAGGAGATACACTGAAAAGTGCATAGCATATGCAGAAAGCCATGATCAG GCTATTGTAGGGGACAAAACGATTTCCTTCCTCTTGATGGACAAGGAGATGTATTCAGGCATGTCTGATTTGAAACCTGCTTCGCCTCTCATTGATCGGGGGACGTCACTGCACAAG ATGATTCACTTAATAACTATGGCGCTGGGTGGTGAAGGTTACTTAAATTTCATGGGAAATGAG TTTGGTCATCCGGAATGGATTGATTTTCCAAGAGAAGGCAATGACTGGAGCTATGATAAGTGTAGACGTCAGTGGAACCTGGTGGACACTGATCACCTAAGATACAAG CACATGAATGCCTTTGATAGAGCAATGAATTTGCTTGATGATAGATTCCACTTCCTTGCATCAGCAAAGCAGGTTGTGAGTAGCACGTCTGAAGAAGATAAG GTAATTGTGTTCGAACGAGGCGATTTGATTTTTGTGTTCAATTTCCATCCAGAGAACACCTATAACGG GTATAAGGTTGGCTGTGATTTGCCAGGGAAATACAAGGTAGCACTGGATAGTGATGCTTCCGAATTTGGTGGACAAGGAAGA GTTGGCCAAGATGTAGACCATTTTACAACTCCTGAAGGAATTCCAGGAGTTCCAGAAACAAACTTCAACAACCGCCCCAACTCATTCCAAGTCCTATCTCCTGCACGCACTTGTGTG GTTTATTACAAAGTTGATGAAACTGCTGAACAACCCGGCGAAGAAACCGTTGGAAGTGAATCGACACTGTCAAGCATATCGGTTCAATCTGAAGTCGACGAAACCACTGCAGACACCACTCTAGTCCTAGGAGAAGAAACAGAAGAAACAACTGAAACAGGCGCAATGCTGGCGCTGGATGATTCAAACATTGACAAGAATGCTGATTTCTTGAGCAATGAAAACTGA